From the genome of Micromonospora lupini:
GACACCGGCCCGAAGCCGTTCTCGTGGCGTCTGAGCCCGCGCATGGTCCGGCTGTTCGTCCTCGGCTCGGAGCGGGCCGACGGCCTGTCCCGGGAGATCCCGCAGAAGTGGTTCGGCGACCGCAGCTTCGTCGAACGGGCCATCGTCACCCTCGCCTCGGACCGGGGCCTGCTGCTGATCGGCGATCCCGGCACCGGCAAGAGCTGGCTGGCCGAGCTGCTGGCCGCCGCGATCTGCCGCAACTCGACACTTGTCGTGCAGGGCACGGCGGGCACGACCGAGGACCACATCAAGTACTCGTGGAACGTCTCCATGGTGATCGCCAAGGGTCAGTCCCGGGAGTCGATGATCCCATCGCCGATCATGACGGCGATGGAACGTGGGGTGGTCGGGCGTTTCGAGGAGCTGACCCGCTCCACGAGCGACGTGCAGGACGCCCTGATCTCGATCCTGTCCGAGAAGTACGTCGCCATCCCCGAGCTGGACCAGGACAACATCGTCTTCGCCCAACCCGGTTTCTCGATCATCGCGACAGCCAACAGCCGGGACCGGGGCGTCAACGACCTCTCCTCGGCACTCAAGCGGCGGTTCAACTTCGTGCGGATTCCGGTGGTGACCAACAAGCGCAGCGAGGCGGAGATCGTCCGGTTCCGCACCGAGGAGCTGCTGCGCCGGCACCACATCGAGCTGGACGTGCCGCCCACCCTCCTGGACATCCTGTTGCAGAGCTTCGCCGACCTGCGTGCCGGCGCCGCCGCCGCGACAAGCGACGACGAGAAGTTGGAGTCGGCGCTGTCCACCGCCGAGCAGATCGGTGTGCTGGAGGACGCGATCCTGCACAGCCAGTTCTTCGGCGACCGTACGCTGCGCGCGGCGACGCTCGCCGGATCGCTTGTCGGGTCGCTGGCCCGGCGCAGCCCGGAGGACCTGGCGATCCTCAACAAGTACCTGCACGGCGTGGTGGAGCCGCGGGCCCGCAAGGACGACGACGGGTGGGCGGGCTTCCTCGACGGCGGTCGTCAGGCGATCGCGTCCCTGTCGTGACCGCGTCCACAGTCGCCGGCCCGTTCGGCGCGCTCCGCGGGCAGCTGACCGACGCGGCTGCCGCGTTCACGGGCTCCGCCGACGCGCTCGGCGCGATCCTCGCCGGCATCGTCGACGACGTCGACCGGGCGCTCGGCGAACGGCTGGAGATCTTCCCGGTCTGCCACCACTCACCGGCCTCCGCGCTGGCCATGGTGCGCCGGCTGCGGGCCAAGCAGCCCCGGGTGATCTACCTGGAGCTGTGCGAAGATCTTCAGCCGTTGCTCGGGGAGCTGCGCAACTGCCGTCTGCCCGTCGCGGTGCAGGCGTTCGCCTCGGAGCTGTCCGGCTTTCCCGCCGACTGGGGGCCGCTCAGCGTCGTCGCGCCGGTCACCGAGGCGTCGGCGGAATACCAGGCCATCGCGTACGCGCTGGAGACCCCAGGCGTGGAGCTGGTGCTCGTCGACCGCTCCACCGACCACGTCTTCCAGTGGTCGCCGCGCGACCAGCAGACAGCTGGGAGCGGCGCCGCCGAACCGGCCGACGAGGGCGGTGCGATCGGGCCGACCGCCACCGGCGAGGAGTCCGGGCTGCACGGCGACGCCGTCGGGGTGGAGATCGGCGACCTGCGGCCCGGGTTCGCGGAGTTGGAGGCGTACCTGCTGCACCACGGCAAGGTGCGGCACTGGTCGGAGTGGTGGGACCAGTACGTGGAACGTCCACTGGCCGACGCCGACCACGACACCTACCGGCAGGTGATGGTGCTGATCGGCAGCCTGTTCCGGCGGCTGCGCCCGACCGGCTCGGATCGGCGGGATCGCGACGAGGACCGCGAGCGGTACATGTGGACGCGGATGCGTCAGCACCTCGCCACCTCCGGCGTCGATCCGGCCGACTGCCTCTACGTCTGCGGCGCGTTCCACGCCGCCAGCCGCGTCGAGCAGTTCGGGCTGGACTCCACAGCCGCCGACTTCGAGATCACGCCGCGCACCGACACCCGCTGGCGGTACGGGCTGATCCCGTCCAGCCACTCCGCTATCGAGGCCCAGTTCGGGCTGGCGCCGGGTTCGGTGTCGATCGCGGCGGCGACCTGGACGAAGGCGGTGAGCCGGCACGGGCTGTCCCCGTACCGGCTGGACGGCCAGCGTTCCGCGACCACCCGGGGGCGGCGGGGCCGGACCACGACGGCGCCCTCCCCCGTCGGGCCGGTCAGCGACCGGCTCACCGGCTTCCTCGCCGCGGCGCCCGACCTGGACGGCCTGGACGAGGCGGAGCTGCGCGGCTGGTGCGTGGACATCGTCCGGCTGGCCCGGCGCAACGGATACCTGGCCAGCACCG
Proteins encoded in this window:
- a CDS encoding ATP-binding protein, translated to MSEMLRAPAEVTYADELDFLESVDTGPKPFSWRLSPRMVRLFVLGSERADGLSREIPQKWFGDRSFVERAIVTLASDRGLLLIGDPGTGKSWLAELLAAAICRNSTLVVQGTAGTTEDHIKYSWNVSMVIAKGQSRESMIPSPIMTAMERGVVGRFEELTRSTSDVQDALISILSEKYVAIPELDQDNIVFAQPGFSIIATANSRDRGVNDLSSALKRRFNFVRIPVVTNKRSEAEIVRFRTEELLRRHHIELDVPPTLLDILLQSFADLRAGAAAATSDDEKLESALSTAEQIGVLEDAILHSQFFGDRTLRAATLAGSLVGSLARRSPEDLAILNKYLHGVVEPRARKDDDGWAGFLDGGRQAIASLS